AAGTACTTGACGTAGGCAAATTCACTCATGATCATGTGACAAGCCAAACGCAAAACAGACTTGCTGACGGCATTGAGTGTCAGCGAATCTTTGGTGTGCTGTACGGGGCTCACGACCAAGATAATGTTCTTGACGTTGTTGAGGGATTTGTAGACGGTCCGAAAGCCATCTACGATCGCTTGTGGGGTGAGCAGGTCCTTGCTAAACTCGTTTCGTTCGACACGGTGACAGTTGGCAACTATGCGATTGTTGGAGTTGAGTCGATAGACGAAGGCTGACCCCAGTGTGATTACGAGGTAGTCTGTGTTTTTGAGGTATTCGTGTGTGGTTTCTACTTTGTCTTGTAGACCATTGATCAACTCGGCACGTGTCCCTGCTTTGGTTTTGGGGTGGAAGTCGTAGTGACTCCAAAACCCTTCACTCTCAGTGACCAATGATTGATCTACTTCACTATTGTTGATAGTCATCCGGAGTAGGTTAAATATCGAAATAGGATTGTAGATTGTGCCGTATGGGTTGTTTAGGACATTGAAATTGTACTTTAATAGAGGATCTGTAATCGTCCGCGTAAATCCGGATCCAATGGATAGGATTTTTGATTTGTAGGCTATTTTATCTGGATTCTCGTCTATGAAGAGTTCTGTTCTGAAGTGTGTCATCTTTCAATCGGTTTAAAGTAATATAATCAAAATCAGAGATTTCATGCTTTGACTGTAGTCAATATGTTTGTGTCAATACGGCGACTTGCCGAGTATGAGGTTGTAACTCTGGCGGGCAATCTCATACTCTTCGTCTGTCGGTATCACGAGTATTTTGACTTTTCCATGCTGAATTTCTCTGATTCCCTTTTTTCTTGTTTCGTTAGCTACAGAATCAATTTCTATACCAAAGCCGTGCATCCCTGCACATGATTTAGCTCGTGTAGCGGCATCATTTTCGCCTACACCAGCTGTGAAAACGATGGCGTCTACCCCTCCCAAGGCAGCCATGTAGGCACCGATGTATTTTTTGATACGGTAGCTATACATGTCTAGAGCGAGTTGGGCATCTAGGTCGCCTTCTAGTGCACGGGTATTGATGTTTCGAAGATCATTATCTCCAGTGAGCCCTTTCATGCCGCTTTGTTTGTTGAGTATTGTTTTGATCTGTTCGATTTCATACCCTTGTTCGAGTAGGTAAAACAGAACCGATGGATCGATATCTCCAGATCTTGTCCCCATGATCAGCCCTGATAGAGGTCCCAAGCCCATCGATGTGTCGATACTTTGGCCGTTTTTGACCGCAGCGATGCTGCACCCATTGCCCAAGTGGACTGTGATGATTTTACTGTCTTGGTTGATGAGTCC
The DNA window shown above is from Reichenbachiella sp. 5M10 and carries:
- a CDS encoding GSCFA domain-containing protein, yielding MTHFRTELFIDENPDKIAYKSKILSIGSGFTRTITDPLLKYNFNVLNNPYGTIYNPISIFNLLRMTINNSEVDQSLVTESEGFWSHYDFHPKTKAGTRAELINGLQDKVETTHEYLKNTDYLVITLGSAFVYRLNSNNRIVANCHRVERNEFSKDLLTPQAIVDGFRTVYKSLNNVKNIILVVSPVQHTKDSLTLNAVSKSVLRLACHMIMSEFAYVKYFPAYEFLLSDLRDYRFYQKDLIHPNELATDYIFKKFVESYIHPDIKDDILSIEDLLSDMHHAPYNPQSKEYQKSLKDVMTRIDGLTDKMDLSELLESLKDRMI
- a CDS encoding acetate/propionate family kinase, with amino-acid sequence MKVLVLNSGSSSLKYQLFEMPEGKVLCAGLVEKIGESTGKLELQIDDNRIEINEPFADHKVALHKVAQLLTDPQYQILNSASEIEAVGHRVVHGGERFSATTLITPEVKTNIQDLFSLAPLHNPANLQGIEVAEKVFAEAKQYAVFDTAFHSSIPEHAYRFAIPKELYSKYGTRVYGFHGTSHRYVANQAIKHLGLINQDSKIITVHLGNGCSIAAVKNGQSIDTSMGLGPLSGLIMGTRSGDIDPSVLFYLLEQGYEIEQIKTILNKQSGMKGLTGDNDLRNINTRALEGDLDAQLALDMYSYRIKKYIGAYMAALGGVDAIVFTAGVGENDAATRAKSCAGMHGFGIEIDSVANETRKKGIREIQHGKVKILVIPTDEEYEIARQSYNLILGKSPY